One window from the genome of Streptomyces cadmiisoli encodes:
- a CDS encoding DUF6193 family natural product biosynthesis protein: protein MSAVASSVEDQLMPEAPDIETAWRQLLEGTPGTRQGDPLVVEAAYAQSRLRDLFPFPTHGTLHFLRAAPPLWPESDRDRLPFIVCGGPPYKIYTPGYGDLLGEAATPDEAAELLVAHLPDAVGADADE from the coding sequence TTGTCCGCAGTCGCCTCGAGTGTGGAAGATCAGCTCATGCCCGAAGCCCCTGACATCGAGACGGCCTGGCGCCAACTGCTGGAAGGCACTCCCGGAACCAGGCAGGGGGATCCTTTGGTCGTCGAGGCGGCATACGCTCAGTCCCGACTTCGTGACCTCTTTCCCTTCCCGACTCACGGTACGTTGCACTTCCTGCGTGCTGCGCCGCCACTGTGGCCTGAGTCGGACAGGGACCGCCTGCCCTTCATCGTCTGTGGTGGACCGCCGTACAAGATCTACACGCCCGGTTATGGCGACCTCCTCGGGGAAGCCGCGACTCCGGACGAAGCCGCCGAGCTTCTGGTCGCTCATCTGCCGGACGCCGTGGGCGCGGACGCGGATGAGTGA